The genomic interval GTCTGAAGAAcaaggctgttcctgctgctctctcccccTCCAACTGTTCCTAGTACAAGCAACAAAGGAAAGTTACTCTTCTAAAAGAAATTCATAGTGATGGTTGGCATTTTTAATTtaggtttcttttatttaagtTTAATGTTAATTCCATGCTGTGTTTCAGTAAGAACAATACAGATTCTGTATCTGTGGCTCCAGTCAGATATCCAGTAGTACAAATTAGCTTCAAGTTACACATACTGAACAAAAGAGGTTGAGCGAGCGAAGGGagatggggagaggggagggagaaaagaaaaaatattgaacacGCATGCAGGCTTATCAATGCCACCTTCAATGCTAACCTGCTTGGAGGGAAAGTAAAGAACAGGCAAGAATGAGCAGCCACGGATTGTTGAACTGTTACCAGCACCATGATTTTCAGCAACATTTCAGCAGTTTGgaaactttttgtttttatacagtaaaaCCACTACAATAAATGTCCCAAATGCAACCTCGCAACTTCAAGCTAAACACCCAATTAAGTTGAAACATTGGtataaaattcagtttaaacagttataaaaaaaagaaaagatgccACCACATGAGCACTACCTGGCCAGGACCAATCTCTCCCTACACGGCCTTCAGGTGTCACATCCAGGTCTGATGGCAATGTCACCACAGCTGGCAGAGACAATACAGTAATGCTGAAAGAGCCTTTACGCAGTCCTGTTAGTGTCTTAAAGAACCTAAAAGCTGGCACCAGTAAAATCCACAGAAATTCACTCTTGCCTTTAAGAACTTTTAAactgtgtaaaaaaaataaaaataaagaaacccaACAGGGCAGGAACCTAAATTCTGAGACCCAATGTAAAAGTCAGATTTGGTGGTTCTCAGAGTGACACTGAGGGTTTTtgtggggaagggggagggtGGTCAGAGATGGGTTCTCTTGTTGGCCTTTGTGTCTCACTGGTTTTCATCTTCCACATCCTGCAACGCTTCTTTATTCTGTTCTTCACCTGTGGAAGcgggaggaagggaggaaaacgTTACCTTTGAAAACTgagagctgcagaacagctcAACAAGCACCTAGAGATTAATATTTTCATGCAATACACGCTCACTCTCCCACTCcacactgcagctccagagtgAAGCATTCCCATGGAAACGAAGCCTTGGAATCACCTGCACCCTCACACACAACTGCAGCCAGGCCATTAGAACGTGTGAGGACAAACCaacccagccctgggaactgaCACCACTCAggtgagcagtgctgctgagcaagggctgcacagcccaggcagaaaCCATGGCAACAGCTGGGGATCAACAGCAGCCTTGGATCTGGAAATCCCCAAACCATCATCTCTTTTCCTGCCCAAGCCCACTCAAGCCTCAACAGCAAAGCACTTCAGGGAATTTTACACAGTTACACTGATGGCAGGAACTACCAAAGGTATGAAAAACACCCTACTGCAAGTCCAacctgacaaaaaaaacccctgggTTTAAGGTTAGTAAAGAAAAACCTCTTGTGGAAATTAAATGTCTCTGTTCAACCAGGCTGTGCCACACAGTGGAATGGGGCTGTCCATAGACTCCTGCAGTTTGGCTACactccagctgccccagggagctCCATGCAACACCTTCTGCAGGGCTTTACCAAAATTCTGCTGCAACTGGGCAAGCTCCAGGTACCTCAGCTGGAGCCATCACACATGCACAAGTCATTTAATTGAGAAGGGAGGCTGAAAAAATGCTTACAATTATCTGTAACCACATATAATAGTTCTCTTAAGgacaataaacagaaattagTAATTAAAAACTTAATTTGCAATAAAACCCAATCAAATGAGACTGGTAACTTCCAGCAGATAACCAGAATGTTTGCTCAGAGCATGTCCAGATTCAGGATTACCAGCAGGTACAATCGGAAGTAGATTTTGGAAGAGAGGGCCTAGGAACACAGGACATTCAACAAGAATGAAGTTTATAGATAGATTTCTATtgaaaagaggaaagcagaggctTTAACCCAGATTAGAAAATCTGAGCATGCTCTAACCAACACACTTGAGCAAATACTCCTCTACCAAGCCACTGTGAAGTACTTCCCATGCCCAAATATTCTTCTATCCATCCAGGTTTGCAGCTCAATTCCCAAACATGTGAGTTACTCTGGATCCTAGTCAAGCACATCATCCCTGGGCAGAGGACAGGTGCCACAGgagtggcagcagggacacaagcGTTTGTCAGCAGCGGGTGACAGAGGCAGGCACTGTTAGTGACAGGAAAACTGACACTGAAAACCCCAGTGAGCCACAACAAGAGACTTACAAAGTAGAGTTTTTAGGAAATGAACAGTTGGACTTTCCTTTAGGAATCTATACAGCAGGAAAGAAGGGGAGAACAGGAATCATATGGAGATGACATTACAAGTGTGGAAATAAACTCAACACTCATCTGGGCCATGGGAAAGCTacagggactgggatgggagtGCAGCAGCTGGGTCATGCCTGGCTTTACATCCCTACATGGCTGAaatggaaagagggaaaagctTAATGCCAAAGAACAAGCCCTTTCCAAGCCTCTCCCATCCCCTGGAAACTGCTAATTGTGCCACTATTGGTTTATTGTTCAAAGGCTCTGCTCATCTGGGAATATGGAGCTCTGGAACCACCAGCTGGAAATGCACTCAGAGTATTAGCAAAGTATGAGGAAACTTAACTTTGCACCTCTGTCTAAACATTCTACACAATCACTTTTCTGGATCTGAAGAATTCCACCAGGATTTTAAGAAGTCCTAAAGTATTTTCAATTCTGTCATCATCATCTTTCTGGCACCAGTAACCAGGACAACCTGAACTACttcaggaagaacaaaaatgtCTATCTTTCACGTTGTGGAGCAAGAAATTTAgatctctatttcttttttcaaaatctaAAGAGCCTGTAAATAATCCTGTGGAATTTCTACAATGTCCAAGATCCATGAGAGATCTCAGCTTTGGGAAAATCAGGAACTTTTGGAAGACACTGTTTGGAAGATATTGGTACTATCCCACACTGATCCACCCTTGTTACTCCACTAAAATGGCCTCCACAGACTACCAGGGGATTtgacccccccccaaaaaagtaAAGGTTATATCTAAATAGAGGaaatttgaaatacatttctcCTCTCCAATGCCCACCTATGGCAAGGAAGGCATTCAACACCTGCACTGTTTAGAGAAAGTCTACAGATCCAGCCAGGGTCCATCCTGCACCAGGAGATAATCCTTGAAAAGGGAGGTGCAAGAGCCTCAAACACTGGGATGTGGAATAAACCAAGAGCCAAGACCCCACACATttacagcactgccaggctcagcagccCAAAGAGCAGAGTGAGAAGCTATGGAGGAACAACACTTCAAAACAAACCCATCACCCTACATAAAAACAGGAAACTGGGAAAGAGTTAAAAGATTCTGCATTTGCTTTCAAATGGACACACCACCAGTGAAGCACCCCCAGGAATGCTGTGTGGCTACAAGGAACAGCTTATCAAAAATTCAAGACACACATATTTATGTGAAGTTCAGCAGTGTTGTTTCTAAGCTCTGGGCATTGGCAGGTACCCAAAATAATCTTAACAGGACTTATTTCTTCCCCTCCAAGTTAAAAGTAAAGAAGTCAGCTCTTTTCATTCGTGTCTCCAAGAGAGAAACCCTAAAATTAGTAGATTTATACTAAGCATTGAATGTGAAAGTTTAAGTGTTGGGAAAGTCCATTCAGTGTGCCAAAACCACTTCAAAAATGTGTGCTATCCATTGCTAGGGAACAGAAGCAATCCATGTCCCACCCTGGTACTGCCAGGGGACACATCTGGCATCTGCTCTGGCAATGAGAAAATGAAGTGACCTGGAATAAAGGGGaactgaagcatttgcagggcTTCCTCCTGCACTGGAGGTTCACACCTGCTTGGAATGACAGCCAGAGATGAGCATGacaagcaggaagaaaagattaaatatgAAGTCACTGCTTTTACAGTCATCACAGCTGCCACGTGGGGAGGGACAAACAACAAAGTGTTGCCAATTCCACACCTTCTTCCCTCAAGTGAGAGCTCAAAAGACCCCAGGGTCACCCCTATCACATGACCCAGTGTTAAGGCAGGACAGGAGGGTCCTTATTAGGAGAGACAAGTAAACCATCAAGGCTCTCCATTTCCACACTCTGCTCCCTGGTCAGGATGAGCTGTTCCAGCAGGACTCACTTACCATCACCCTGCATGTCTGAAGTCCATAGTGTCAGGTTATCACGTAACAACTGCATGATAAGTGTAGAGTCCTTATAGCTTTCTTCACTCAGTGTATCCAGTTCTGCAATAGCATCATCGAAAGCTGCTTTTGCCAACCTGCAATGACACAACAAAGATTTAACAAATACTGCTGAACACAATCCAGGAGCACAACTTAACACCAGTCACTCTGTGCTTAAAGAAACTTTTTACTCAAGaatattggtttttttaagcGTTTCTACATCTTGATTAAGTGCTGCTAAAAATTTAGTGTAACCTGCAGTGACAGAAGAGAAACGGTATTTGCTTTAATCACTGCCACTCTGAACATGCTTACAGGTCACAGAAATCAGTGCCACCACCCCTTCCAGCTTGTTCAAGACAAGTTAAATCACCTCACACCTTGGGCAGTTTGAGGGCATGCACAGAGTTAACCTGGCAAGCTGCTGAACTGCCATTAGCTGATCAATTCAAGGTTATCACTGTTCTGCCTCTCATATATAACATTTTGCCCAGGGGTTTCGAGctgatctgataagctctcaacacccaaactacaccccagaatagctcagcattcctTGAGAGGcataaaagcagcaggaggctgatgtgacagcatcaggaacaaaaaaggtttactaaaaggcaaaataacaaactcaaaccgatccaggtgccacctacttgtgctcctggtaaagacacctcacaaaagcaatctggtttctttgttctgtccttttctactaaatggcccaggcaggaccttttggcttatggccaattagctgtccccaaacttgaggtgaagcccccaaggtcctatcagtgattttCCTACCTGATCACtaggagaaagttctgggctctttcctttttgggggacagaggaaggttctgtcactctgtccatagggggcacattcctacactcATACACCATTCCTCCCACACAAACAGGGGGCTCTGGACTCCAAAGAAAATGGTGATGCTGAAAATCTTCCCAGCGAATCGACATCAATCACAGCCAACAtcagcaggaggaaagcaggaaaagcagttgCTCCTGGCTTGTCTGGTATTCACACAGCATTCCCATActcccaccctgccagccaCCACCTACCTGCAGGCACGATCAGGAGAATTAAGAATTTCATAGTAGAATACAGAGAAGTTGAGCGCAAGTCCTAAGCGGATGGGATGTGTTGGTGGGAGTTCTGTCATTGCAATATCACTAGCAGCTTTGTAAGCCACCAAGCtgttctctgcagcctccttcCTGTCATTTCCTGTGGCAAACTCAGCCAGATACCTATGGTAGTCCCCCTTCCTGagaacagaaacagcaggaagTCAGTAATCCTTGTTTGCCCACCAGCCATTAAATTAACAGCTGAAATTGAAGTGTTTAGACATTCAGACACCAAGCACTTGGCTGCTCAGTTACTGTCTACACAACactgcaccaggagctgagggaattTGAAACCATCACTACAGGACAcgccttttcttctctttacaaGTGTTCAGctcatgcaaaataaaaaaaagccaagcaggGATGTGATTTCTACAGCAGCAACTCAATTAAAACGGCCGTTTCTTACATCTAAGAGCTGCACAACAGTGTATTTTAAGTTCCCATTGCAGCTACTTAATTGCTGTCTCTATTTCAGGCCTTTCCTCTCAGGAAGGTACTTACATTTTGTAATAGAAAACCTTGGACTCGCCAGTGTTAGCTGCTGGAATGAGGTGTTTGTCCAGTACATCCAGAATGTCACAACAGATTAACTTCAGTTCAGTCTCAACCTggttaagaaaaataaaaatatgacaaaaaatTAGAAGAGGGGGGAGGGTGAGCACTTAAGCCTAAAAGCTTTCAAAAGTACCCAAATATCAAACAGGTAACATCATGAAATTCCAAAGAGGGttaagacagaagaaaaataaataaatgcagctgCTCCACAGGTGCATTAAGCGAAACAGTTGTGCACATTTAGCTGGCACACACAAGAGGCAGGGACTGATGGATGATGAAATGGGGAGCTGAACAGTGGAACTGTAAATTCCTTGAAAGACATCTTGCTAGGGCATTGCATTGAGTTTGTCT from Motacilla alba alba isolate MOTALB_02 chromosome 19, Motacilla_alba_V1.0_pri, whole genome shotgun sequence carries:
- the YWHAE gene encoding 14-3-3 protein epsilon isoform X1, with amino-acid sequence MDDREDLVYQAKLAEQAERYDEMVESMKKVAGMDVELTVEERNLLSVAYKNVIGARRASWRIISSIEQKEENKGGEDKLKMIREYRQMVETELKLICCDILDVLDKHLIPAANTGESKVFYYKMKGDYHRYLAEFATGNDRKEAAENSLVAYKAASDIAMTELPPTHPIRLGLALNFSVFYYEILNSPDRACRLAKAAFDDAIAELDTLSEESYKDSTLIMQLLRDNLTLWTSDMQGDGEEQNKEALQDVEDENQ
- the YWHAE gene encoding 14-3-3 protein epsilon isoform X2, giving the protein MDDREDLVYQAKLAEQAERYDEMVESMKKVAGMDVELTVEERNLLSVAYKNVIGARRASWRIISSIEQKEENKGGEDKLKMIREYRQMVETELKLICCDILDVLDKHLIPAANTGESKVFYYKMKGDYHRYLAEFATGNDRKEAAENSLVAYKAASDIAMTELPPTHPIRLGLALNFSVFYYEILNSPDRACRLAKAAFDDAIAELDTLSEESYKDSTLIMQLLRDNLTLWTSDMQGDDS